A genomic stretch from Arachis stenosperma cultivar V10309 chromosome 3, arast.V10309.gnm1.PFL2, whole genome shotgun sequence includes:
- the LOC130966410 gene encoding uncharacterized protein LOC130966410, producing the protein MVTTSDQEDEDEQSDLSQQPENNSTEEEDRDHQEPEISQQELLKLYAPFPQLLNGAVGKRIYSRFLDLFASLHVNIPFIKAIQQMSAFIKYMKELLPRKSSLKGGQTIVLNKECSALIQPELLAKRRDPGSFHIPCAIGETMFDRALCDLGASINLLPLPLAKRLQINEIMPTDVVIRLADKTQKQAIGVVENVLLKVGKYFLPTDFVILDMEESHTHPIILGRPFLATARALIDVEKWELILRIHDERLSFNVFKLSQEVDQEHKEPSKDHDEMLKEEASTEAHPTYLETPLVDKMGKQQLP; encoded by the coding sequence ATGGTCACTACAAGTGACCAAGAGGATGAAGACGAGCAAAGCGACCTCTCCCAACAGCCTGAAAATAACTCAACAGAGGAGGAGGATagagatcaccaagaaccagaAATCTCACAACAAGAGTTGCTGAAGCTTTATGCACCATTTCCCCAACTGCTCAATGGTGCTGTggggaagagaatatactcaagGTTCCTAGACTTGTTTGCATCTCTGCATGTGAACATACCATTCATCAAGGCCATACAACAAATGTCTGCATTCATCAAGTACATGAAGGAACTTCTTCCCAGGAAAAGCTCACTCAAAGGAGGCCAAACTATAGTGTTAaacaaggaatgtagtgccCTTATTCAACCTGAATTACTTGCAAAAAGAAgagacccagggagttttcacatCCCCTGTGCCATAGGGGAAACAATGTTCGATAGAGCACTCTGTGATTTAggggcaagcatcaacttacTGCCCCTACCCCTGGCGAAAAGGCTGCAGATCAATGAGATAATGCCCACAGATGTGGTCATCAGACTGGCTGATAAGACTCAAAAgcaagcaataggagtggtGGAAAATGTGTTACTAAAGGTTGGAAAATACTTTCTCCCAACAGACTTTGTCATCTTGGACATGGAAGAAAGTCACACTCACCCAATCATAttgggaagacctttcctagctacggccagagcactcatagatgtggaGAAATGGGAGCTAATATTGAGGATCCATGATGAACGGCTCAGCTTTAATGTCTTTAAACTCTCACAAGAAGTAGACCAAGAGCACAAGGAACCAAGTAAAGACCATGATGAGATGCtaaaggaggaagcaagcacAGAAGCACACCCAACCTATCTGGAGACTcctttggttgataaaatgGGGAAACAGCAACTACCATAG